A portion of the Thalassotalea sp. LPB0316 genome contains these proteins:
- a CDS encoding PEP-CTERM sorting domain-containing protein, with product MRNSVLALFVGLVFFLSANQASAGIIHHDFNQLLPGGFMAEYFDLDQDGIPADDLGLGDAGFLQSGMMLVDNTNTMMVTDGVLSIGSIVNSTANMRTDDFLVTLSQGENYLGTRGVSGCSMCYGFLTITLDGDQMFLSSFTYEEVANQSITIASTVSVPEPGSIALLGAGLFGIAWMRRKRI from the coding sequence ATGCGAAACTCAGTATTAGCTTTATTTGTTGGTTTAGTTTTCTTTCTCAGTGCGAATCAAGCATCCGCAGGTATTATTCACCATGACTTTAACCAGTTATTGCCTGGTGGCTTTATGGCAGAGTATTTCGATTTAGATCAAGATGGAATTCCTGCTGACGATTTAGGCTTGGGGGACGCAGGTTTCTTGCAGTCAGGTATGATGTTAGTTGATAACACTAATACTATGATGGTAACCGATGGCGTGTTAAGTATCGGCAGTATCGTTAATAGTACAGCTAATATGCGTACTGATGATTTTTTAGTCACGCTTTCTCAGGGTGAAAATTACTTAGGTACCAGAGGCGTATCAGGTTGTTCAATGTGTTATGGCTTTTTAACGATCACGCTTGATGGCGACCAAATGTTTTTAAGTAGCTTTACTTATGAAGAAGTTGCAAATCAATCAATAACCATAGCTTCAACGGTTTCTGTGCCTGAACCAGGTTCAATTGCACTTTTAGGTGCAGGCCTTTTTGGTATCGCTTGGATGCGTCGCAAGCGCATTTAG
- a CDS encoding sulfotransferase family protein yields the protein MDELNITPIFIMGAYRSGTTMLASHLASSEHAIALPEMPFVLDIIESNAKTDEELSSLYNQLTQQFHYQASGMSITFDEFAQPFKSNAPRAERVFHILRLHFGLSQGDKRFWIEHTPHNRERVEKYLAVFPNAKFIHIVRDPRAVYASMHNLIRWNSQDPVAFAKKWQRAITYSHLACCSQPDITFELNYEEYVTEQATILPKLCRFIGIPYTREMNAGNGIKLPQYTLKQHQLVGQAPDATRIHAWQQSIDKREAEIIQSECQPWMKHYGMTLLLADPKPITLKETLRYKLKQRLYTPLSKLKRLKDKLITSHTPQ from the coding sequence ATGGATGAACTCAATATCACGCCAATCTTTATTATGGGAGCCTATCGAAGCGGGACAACCATGCTCGCTTCTCACCTTGCCTCTAGTGAGCACGCCATTGCATTGCCAGAAATGCCGTTCGTGCTCGATATTATTGAAAGTAATGCCAAAACTGATGAAGAGCTAAGCAGCTTATATAATCAGCTAACCCAGCAATTTCATTACCAAGCATCTGGGATGTCGATCACGTTTGATGAATTTGCCCAGCCGTTTAAATCAAACGCTCCTCGGGCAGAGCGTGTTTTTCATATCCTTCGACTGCATTTTGGTTTGTCTCAAGGTGATAAGCGCTTTTGGATTGAGCATACGCCGCACAATAGAGAGCGGGTTGAAAAATATTTAGCCGTATTTCCAAATGCCAAATTTATTCATATTGTCAGAGATCCCCGAGCTGTTTATGCTTCAATGCATAATCTTATCCGTTGGAACAGTCAAGATCCGGTGGCCTTTGCCAAAAAATGGCAGCGAGCGATCACCTATTCACACTTAGCTTGTTGTTCGCAGCCCGATATAACATTTGAGCTAAATTATGAGGAGTATGTAACTGAGCAAGCAACGATATTACCTAAATTGTGCCGATTTATCGGAATACCTTATACCAGAGAAATGAATGCAGGTAACGGTATCAAGTTACCTCAATACACATTGAAACAACACCAGTTAGTTGGTCAAGCACCAGATGCGACAAGAATTCACGCATGGCAACAATCAATCGATAAGAGAGAAGCTGAAATTATCCAATCCGAATGCCAACCTTGGATGAAACATTACGGGATGACGTTGCTGTTAGCGGACCCCAAACCAATAACGCTAAAAGAAACCTTGCGCTATAAATTGAAACAAAGGCTTTATACACCGCTATCAAAGCTCAAGCGCCTTAAAGACAAGCTAATAACTTCTCACACACCACAATAA
- a CDS encoding aminoacyl-histidine dipeptidase produces the protein MSQLSQLHPSTLWQLFEQICSIPHPSKHEQRISAWIQSWAKEQGLSVKEDAVGNLFIKKPATAGMENRRGVILQAHMDMVPQKNATTEHDFLTDPIQPYIDGEWVTAKDTTLGADNGIGLASALAILASNDIAHGPLEVLVTIDEEAGMTGAFGLEPGWLDGDILINTDSEQEGEVYMGCAGGIDGSATFDIETMAVPSGFESFNLSISGLKGGHSGVDIHTGRANANKLLVRFLLEATRQFNIQLTELNGGSLRNAIPREANASFVVESTKVDALKAYLVSHLETVKASLKAVEPDLALSLISPETFDTCWTLNSQFAVLRALNACTNGVIRMSDDIEGIVETSSNLGVLRTKGNKFNALVLIRSLHDDGRDDAQGMIQSTFELAGATIEFSGAYPGWKPDTSSAIMQVVRDTYQTIFNKMPDIMVIHAGLECGLFKTAYPHWDMVSIGPTIKFPHSPDEKVEIVTVGQYWQLLTAVLQNIPEKSQ, from the coding sequence GTGAGTCAATTATCACAACTTCACCCCAGTACATTGTGGCAATTATTTGAGCAAATTTGCTCAATTCCACACCCATCTAAACACGAACAGCGCATTTCAGCATGGATCCAAAGCTGGGCTAAAGAGCAAGGTTTAAGCGTTAAAGAAGATGCCGTGGGTAACTTGTTTATTAAAAAACCGGCGACAGCTGGCATGGAAAATCGCCGTGGCGTAATTTTACAAGCCCATATGGACATGGTGCCGCAAAAAAATGCAACCACAGAGCACGACTTTCTCACTGATCCTATCCAACCTTATATTGATGGTGAATGGGTAACAGCAAAAGATACAACGTTAGGCGCTGACAACGGTATTGGCTTAGCATCGGCGCTAGCGATTCTCGCTAGTAATGACATTGCCCACGGTCCATTAGAAGTACTCGTGACAATTGATGAAGAAGCAGGTATGACTGGCGCATTCGGCCTCGAGCCTGGCTGGCTTGACGGCGACATTTTGATCAATACTGATTCAGAACAAGAAGGTGAAGTCTACATGGGCTGTGCTGGCGGTATTGATGGCAGTGCAACCTTTGACATCGAAACCATGGCAGTGCCATCGGGCTTTGAATCGTTTAATTTGTCTATTTCTGGCCTTAAAGGTGGTCACTCAGGTGTTGATATTCACACCGGTCGAGCAAACGCCAATAAGCTATTAGTGCGATTTTTACTCGAAGCAACACGTCAATTTAATATCCAGCTAACTGAATTAAACGGCGGCAGCTTGCGCAATGCGATACCGCGTGAAGCGAATGCGAGTTTTGTTGTTGAATCAACTAAGGTCGATGCATTAAAAGCTTATTTAGTCAGCCACCTAGAAACGGTAAAAGCTAGCTTAAAAGCCGTTGAGCCCGATTTAGCGCTATCGCTTATCTCACCGGAAACCTTCGACACCTGCTGGACACTTAATAGCCAATTTGCCGTTTTACGTGCATTAAATGCTTGCACCAACGGGGTCATTCGCATGAGTGACGATATTGAAGGCATTGTTGAAACCTCATCTAACCTCGGTGTGCTCAGAACAAAAGGTAATAAATTTAATGCCTTAGTGTTAATTCGTAGCTTACATGACGATGGCCGTGATGATGCTCAAGGCATGATTCAATCAACATTTGAATTAGCTGGTGCGACTATTGAGTTTAGTGGTGCCTACCCGGGTTGGAAACCAGATACTAGCTCAGCCATTATGCAGGTTGTTCGTGATACGTATCAGACTATTTTCAACAAAATGCCTGACATTATGGTGATCCATGCAGGCCTTGAATGTGGTTTATTTAAAACCGCCTACCCACACTGGGATATGGTGTCGATTGGGCCAACGATCAAATTTCCACATTCACCGGATGAAAAGGTTGAGATTGTAACGGTTGGTCAATATTGGCAACTATTGACAGCTGTATTACAAAACATCCCTGAAAAGTCACAATAA
- the slmA gene encoding nucleoid occlusion factor SlmA yields MPATQKPSRKQQILECLALMLQTSPGQRITTAKLAAEVGVSEAALYRHFPSKARMFEGLIEFIEESIFSRINLILTDHKEALVRCHHITHVLLIFAERNPGMCRILTGDALMGENERLRIRVHQFFEKLESQYKQVLRERKLREGKGFTINEQALANILVSFCEGKISAYVRSGFTKKPSEDFNEQWLFLLADK; encoded by the coding sequence ATGCCTGCAACACAAAAACCAAGTAGAAAACAGCAAATCCTTGAGTGCTTAGCACTGATGTTACAAACCAGTCCAGGTCAACGCATTACCACGGCAAAGCTCGCGGCAGAAGTTGGCGTATCAGAGGCAGCACTCTATCGTCACTTCCCGTCAAAAGCGAGGATGTTTGAAGGGTTAATTGAATTTATCGAAGAGTCAATTTTCTCACGTATTAATTTAATTCTCACCGATCACAAAGAAGCACTTGTTCGTTGTCATCACATTACCCACGTGTTGCTAATTTTTGCTGAGCGTAACCCTGGTATGTGTCGCATTTTAACAGGCGATGCATTAATGGGCGAAAACGAGCGCTTGCGCATACGCGTTCATCAGTTTTTCGAAAAACTAGAATCACAGTACAAGCAAGTATTGCGAGAGCGTAAGCTGCGTGAAGGCAAAGGCTTTACTATCAATGAGCAAGCATTAGCTAATATTTTAGTGTCGTTCTGTGAAGGTAAAATTAGTGCTTATGTGCGTTCAGGTTTTACTAAAAAGCCCAGCGAAGATTTTAACGAGCAATGGCTATTTCTATTAGCCGATAAATAA
- the coaBC gene encoding bifunctional phosphopantothenoylcysteine decarboxylase/phosphopantothenate--cysteine ligase CoaBC, with protein sequence MTILQGKKILLGVSGGIAAYKTPELVRRLKDQGADVRVVVTQSAKEFVSPLSLQAVSGNDVSESLLDRQAELAMGHIELAKWADFILVAPATANTIAKITHGIADDLLTTVCLASAAPIAIAPAMNQQMWHAKATQENLIVLRNRQYLIFGPGSGDQACGDVGLGRMLDVPELIDACVEQFQDAELSAAGQHWVITAGPTREPIDPVRYISNHSSGKMGYALAQAARRIGAKVTIISGPVNLATPLGCDRIDVESALEMHRAAIAQAPQADVFIACAAVADYRIGQVADQKIKKSQDELTLTLVKNPDIVADVAKLEDKPFVVGFAAETQDVEAYAKGKLLKKNLDMIAANDVAKQGQGFNSDQNALHVFSTTEKFDIALASKAQVAQQLVELIIKQNSK encoded by the coding sequence ATGACAATTTTACAGGGCAAAAAAATTCTTTTAGGTGTATCAGGGGGTATTGCGGCGTACAAAACGCCCGAGCTGGTTCGTCGTTTAAAAGATCAAGGCGCTGATGTCCGTGTTGTTGTAACTCAAAGTGCTAAAGAGTTTGTCTCACCGTTAAGTTTACAGGCCGTTTCAGGCAATGATGTTTCTGAGAGCTTGCTCGATAGACAAGCTGAACTTGCTATGGGACACATTGAGCTCGCTAAGTGGGCCGACTTTATTTTAGTTGCGCCGGCAACGGCCAACACAATAGCGAAAATTACTCATGGCATTGCCGATGATTTATTGACTACAGTTTGTTTAGCAAGCGCTGCGCCTATTGCTATCGCACCCGCGATGAACCAACAAATGTGGCATGCTAAAGCGACTCAAGAAAATCTGATTGTTTTGCGCAATCGGCAGTACCTAATATTTGGCCCCGGTAGTGGCGATCAAGCTTGTGGTGATGTGGGTTTGGGGCGTATGCTTGATGTGCCTGAATTAATTGATGCCTGTGTTGAACAATTCCAGGATGCAGAACTATCAGCGGCTGGCCAACACTGGGTAATTACCGCAGGCCCAACGCGCGAGCCAATTGATCCAGTGCGCTATATCAGTAATCATTCATCGGGGAAAATGGGCTATGCGCTTGCTCAGGCAGCACGTCGTATTGGCGCTAAAGTGACTATTATCAGTGGCCCAGTGAATTTAGCAACACCGTTAGGTTGCGATCGAATTGACGTTGAAAGCGCGTTAGAAATGCACCGAGCAGCGATTGCTCAAGCGCCACAGGCAGATGTGTTTATTGCTTGTGCCGCGGTAGCCGATTACCGTATTGGCCAAGTCGCCGATCAAAAAATCAAAAAGTCTCAAGATGAATTGACGCTAACTTTGGTGAAAAATCCCGATATTGTCGCCGATGTCGCTAAGCTTGAAGACAAACCTTTCGTTGTTGGTTTTGCCGCAGAAACACAAGATGTAGAAGCTTACGCCAAGGGAAAATTGCTTAAAAAAAATCTCGATATGATCGCTGCCAACGATGTTGCAAAGCAAGGACAAGGATTTAATAGTGATCAAAACGCATTACACGTTTTCAGTACCACGGAGAAGTTTGATATTGCATTAGCGAGTAAAGCTCAGGTCGCCCAGCAACTCGTCGAACTTATTATCAAGCAAAATAGTAAATAA
- the radC gene encoding RadC family protein: MERISQWPQNERPREKLLQLGAHALSDAELLAIFLRTGTKGNHVVDLARQLIKTFGSISGIYQATEQQFCQANGLGQAKYVQLQACLEMTKRYLAEDLFTSDALTSSQQTKDYLIAQLRAEKHEVFAMLVLDNQHQIIAFEKMFFGTIDAAAVYPRVLVEKVLGLHGAAVILCHNHPSGLASPSRADLQITERIKHALSLIDVTVLDHIIVAGCRSYSFAEHGKL; this comes from the coding sequence ATGGAACGGATATCACAATGGCCGCAAAATGAGCGCCCCAGAGAAAAACTATTACAACTTGGCGCACATGCGCTATCAGATGCAGAGTTGTTAGCGATATTTTTACGCACTGGAACTAAAGGTAACCACGTGGTTGATCTTGCTCGGCAGCTGATCAAAACCTTTGGCAGTATTTCAGGGATCTATCAGGCGACAGAGCAGCAGTTTTGCCAAGCTAATGGCTTAGGCCAAGCAAAATATGTGCAGCTGCAAGCGTGCTTGGAAATGACTAAGCGATATCTCGCCGAAGATTTGTTTACCAGTGACGCTTTGACCTCTAGCCAACAAACCAAAGACTATTTGATTGCTCAACTACGCGCTGAAAAGCACGAAGTTTTCGCTATGCTAGTGCTTGATAATCAACACCAAATTATCGCCTTTGAAAAAATGTTTTTTGGCACGATTGATGCGGCGGCGGTATACCCCAGAGTATTAGTGGAAAAAGTGCTTGGGCTTCACGGTGCAGCGGTAATCTTGTGTCACAACCACCCGAGTGGTTTAGCAAGTCCAAGTCGGGCGGATTTACAAATTACCGAGCGAATAAAACATGCGCTTAGTTTAATTGACGTGACTGTACTTGATCATATTATCGTCGCGGGGTGCCGAAGTTACTCTTTTGCTGAGCATGGCAAGTTGTAA
- a CDS encoding PilZ domain-containing protein produces MSDEEQMSERRRHIRLDMEGEVVLLEWLEGNNGCSEKFVCVDFSRKGIKVSSDKKIALYTPVDVTLMPDTSKQHTLKARVIRCVIDRDDQYSIAMLFQD; encoded by the coding sequence ATGAGTGATGAAGAACAGATGAGTGAACGTCGCCGACATATACGATTAGATATGGAAGGGGAGGTTGTTCTTTTAGAGTGGCTAGAGGGCAACAATGGATGCTCTGAAAAATTTGTTTGTGTTGATTTCTCGCGTAAGGGGATAAAAGTCAGTAGTGATAAAAAAATAGCGCTTTATACGCCGGTAGATGTCACGTTAATGCCTGATACGTCGAAGCAACATACATTAAAAGCTCGCGTTATTAGGTGTGTGATTGATCGCGACGATCAATACAGCATAGCGATGCTATTCCAAGATTAA
- a CDS encoding AAA family ATPase translates to MMILVGGEKGGSGKSCLAQNLAVYFAKHKKAIVLMVDCDPQRTTSDWIHARNADPSLPAINCIQLYGKIRNDLLSLVQHYDYVIVDCGGQDNLALRASMSVADHVLIPLRPKRRDLKTVPHMEDMLSTCKMVNPKLNASFVITQCPSLPNQANRILEAKDVCRSYGINVLNAVTFNRNVYDDSEELGSSVIEVEPEGKAALEIIAIAEEVLAMKPGNSHEFN, encoded by the coding sequence ATGATGATTTTAGTTGGTGGAGAAAAAGGCGGCAGTGGTAAAAGTTGTTTAGCACAGAACTTAGCTGTGTACTTCGCGAAGCACAAAAAGGCGATCGTGCTGATGGTCGATTGTGATCCTCAACGAACCACTTCAGATTGGATCCACGCACGAAATGCAGACCCGAGCTTACCAGCGATTAATTGTATTCAGCTTTACGGAAAAATCAGGAATGATCTGCTGAGCCTAGTACAACATTACGATTACGTAATTGTTGACTGCGGAGGGCAAGACAACTTAGCTTTGCGTGCGTCAATGTCAGTTGCTGATCATGTGTTGATTCCCCTTAGACCTAAGCGTCGAGATCTAAAAACTGTTCCTCATATGGAGGATATGTTGAGTACTTGTAAAATGGTCAATCCAAAACTCAACGCATCATTTGTTATCACCCAATGCCCGTCATTACCAAACCAAGCTAATCGAATACTTGAAGCAAAAGATGTTTGCCGATCCTACGGCATCAATGTATTGAATGCAGTGACTTTTAATCGAAATGTCTACGATGACAGTGAAGAGTTAGGTTCGTCTGTTATTGAGGTTGAACCCGAGGGCAAAGCGGCGCTTGAAATAATTGCTATAGCAGAAGAAGTATTAGCTATGAAGCCAGGTAATTCCCATGAGTTTAACTGA
- a CDS encoding replication protein RepA translates to MSLTDLKKVNTGKKQKRKKVSVDAFINDAVNYAKGKPKVVSARPSQSTVNQEKVAKKNYKHATFTLNQQAIDTLQLLADETDLAKSHILRILLGSDPDEALKQRLLSIIDKKADQ, encoded by the coding sequence ATGAGTTTAACTGATTTAAAAAAAGTTAACACGGGGAAAAAGCAGAAAAGGAAAAAAGTGTCGGTTGATGCATTTATTAACGATGCTGTTAACTACGCAAAAGGAAAACCTAAGGTTGTTAGTGCACGGCCATCACAATCGACAGTTAACCAAGAAAAAGTCGCTAAAAAAAACTATAAACACGCAACGTTTACTTTAAATCAGCAGGCAATTGACACCTTGCAATTATTAGCCGATGAAACTGATTTGGCTAAATCGCACATTCTTAGGATTCTCTTGGGTAGTGATCCTGATGAAGCGCTAAAACAGAGGTTATTATCGATTATTGATAAAAAAGCAGATCAATAG
- the rpmB gene encoding 50S ribosomal protein L28, translating to MSRVCQVTGKKPVVGNNRSHARNATRRRFLPNLQSHRFWVESENRFVKLRLTPKGMRIIDKKGIDAVLADIRARGEKI from the coding sequence ATGTCTAGAGTTTGTCAAGTTACTGGCAAAAAACCAGTCGTAGGGAACAACCGTTCTCACGCAAGAAACGCGACTCGTCGTCGTTTCTTACCAAACCTTCAATCTCACCGTTTTTGGGTTGAGAGTGAAAACCGTTTCGTAAAATTACGCCTTACTCCTAAAGGTATGCGTATTATCGACAAGAAAGGCATCGATGCAGTATTAGCTGATATCCGTGCTCGTGGCGAAAAGATCTAA
- the rpmG gene encoding 50S ribosomal protein L33 — MRDKIRLVSSAGTGHFYTTDKNKKTMPEKMEIKKFDPKARKHVIYKEAKIK; from the coding sequence ATGCGTGATAAAATTCGTTTAGTATCTTCTGCTGGTACAGGTCATTTTTATACTACTGACAAGAATAAAAAGACGATGCCAGAGAAAATGGAAATCAAAAAGTTTGATCCTAAAGCACGTAAGCACGTGATCTACAAGGAAGCTAAAATCAAGTAA
- the mutM gene encoding bifunctional DNA-formamidopyrimidine glycosylase/DNA-(apurinic or apyrimidinic site) lyase, whose amino-acid sequence MPELPEVEVCKLGISPHIIGQKVDEVVVRYWQLRWPIPEAVLTVKNQILRDVQRRSKYLMLVFDHGTLLIHLGMSGTIRVVNKDIEVVKHDHFDLAFVNGNILRLNDPRRFGAVLWLPDHQDIDGVLAKLGPEPLTDAFNADYLFACAKGRKTNIKNFLMSNPVVVGVGNIYANEALFLAGILPTALAGNISKRRIAILVDTIKAVLESAISQGGTTLKDFTQADGKPGYFAQSLNVYGRGGQPCLVCETELSEIRQSNRATVYCKKCQKK is encoded by the coding sequence ATGCCTGAATTACCTGAAGTAGAAGTTTGTAAGCTCGGCATTTCGCCACATATTATCGGGCAAAAGGTCGACGAGGTGGTTGTGCGTTATTGGCAATTGCGTTGGCCAATTCCCGAAGCCGTATTAACGGTTAAAAATCAAATTTTGCGAGATGTTCAAAGGCGCAGTAAATACCTAATGTTGGTTTTTGACCATGGTACTTTGCTGATCCATTTAGGTATGTCTGGAACAATTCGCGTGGTTAATAAAGATATTGAAGTGGTTAAACACGACCACTTTGATTTAGCCTTTGTTAACGGCAATATTTTACGACTTAATGATCCACGACGTTTTGGCGCGGTGTTGTGGTTACCCGATCATCAAGATATTGATGGCGTGTTGGCAAAGCTAGGCCCTGAACCTTTAACCGACGCGTTTAATGCTGATTATTTATTTGCTTGTGCCAAAGGACGAAAAACGAATATCAAAAATTTTTTAATGAGTAATCCTGTGGTCGTAGGTGTTGGTAATATCTATGCTAATGAAGCACTGTTTCTCGCTGGTATCTTGCCAACTGCGCTTGCCGGTAATATCTCTAAGCGTCGTATCGCTATTTTGGTTGATACCATCAAAGCCGTGCTTGAATCAGCTATTTCGCAAGGTGGCACGACGCTAAAAGACTTCACCCAAGCCGATGGTAAGCCGGGGTACTTTGCTCAATCGTTAAATGTTTATGGTCGGGGTGGCCAACCTTGCTTAGTATGTGAAACTGAGCTCAGTGAAATCAGGCAATCCAACCGAGCGACAGTTTACTGCAAAAAATGCCAGAAAAAATAA
- the coaD gene encoding pantetheine-phosphate adenylyltransferase has product MPVKAIYPGTFDPVTNGHCDLITRGSKLFDEIIVGVAASPSKQPLFSLEQRVEFIEQITKDLPNVTVVGFSGLLVDFAKFHQANVLLRGLRAVSDFEYEFQLANMNRRLSPDLESVFLTPAEENSFISSSLVKEVALHKGDVSQFVDPIVEKAIVSALKR; this is encoded by the coding sequence ATGCCAGTAAAAGCTATCTATCCAGGCACCTTTGATCCTGTTACCAATGGCCACTGCGACCTGATAACTCGCGGTAGTAAACTATTCGACGAAATCATTGTCGGCGTAGCGGCGAGCCCAAGCAAGCAGCCGTTATTCTCTCTTGAACAACGGGTCGAGTTTATCGAACAAATCACCAAAGATTTACCTAACGTCACCGTGGTTGGCTTTAGTGGTCTATTGGTGGACTTTGCCAAATTTCATCAAGCTAATGTACTACTGCGTGGCTTAAGAGCGGTTTCTGATTTTGAATACGAGTTTCAACTCGCGAATATGAACCGCCGATTAAGTCCAGATCTAGAAAGTGTATTTTTAACGCCTGCCGAAGAAAACTCATTCATTTCGTCAAGCTTAGTGAAAGAAGTTGCACTACACAAAGGCGACGTCAGTCAATTTGTTGATCCCATCGTAGAAAAAGCGATTGTTAGTGCGTTAAAGCGATAA
- a CDS encoding nuclear transport factor 2 family protein: MIEQWHQVVTSRDLTGLADLLADNVVLHSPVIHRKIEGKQMVQMYLTAAFHTFLNETFEYITEAHERREGGEKVVLEFTTQITGIFVNGIDMITFNEAGKIVEFKVMVRPFKALNLINEQMMAMLEKLGMKFS, translated from the coding sequence ATGATTGAACAATGGCATCAGGTAGTAACATCAAGAGATTTAACTGGATTGGCTGATTTACTAGCCGATAATGTTGTGCTGCATTCTCCAGTTATTCACCGGAAAATTGAAGGTAAGCAAATGGTACAAATGTATTTGACCGCTGCATTTCACACGTTTTTAAACGAAACCTTTGAATATATTACCGAAGCACATGAAAGGCGCGAGGGCGGTGAGAAAGTTGTTTTAGAATTCACCACACAAATTACTGGTATTTTTGTTAATGGTATCGATATGATCACTTTTAACGAGGCGGGAAAAATTGTCGAATTCAAAGTGATGGTTAGGCCATTTAAAGCGCTTAACTTGATTAACGAACAGATGATGGCAATGCTTGAAAAACTTGGCATGAAGTTCAGCTAA
- a CDS encoding TetR/AcrR family transcriptional regulator produces MKTRDKIIQASIDLFNEHGERNVTTNHIAAHLGISPGNLYYHFRNKEDIILSIYEEYARKLLLDTFPIASPDIEPLDAIINYMDTVFQAMSRFRFFYANLPVLLDKNPSLREKYVEVQELIRTQVSDLLISLRDVNMISFEDEELPDLVSVLRIVNTFWLSFYQTQNLHPNIDSSVFIEGVLKIFALIRPYTTPAALPEFIKARDLYLKRHQEMQTVA; encoded by the coding sequence ATGAAAACGCGGGATAAAATAATTCAAGCCAGTATTGATTTATTTAATGAGCATGGAGAGCGAAACGTTACCACTAACCATATAGCTGCTCATTTAGGTATTAGCCCGGGTAATCTTTATTATCACTTTCGAAATAAAGAAGACATTATTCTTTCGATTTACGAAGAATATGCAAGAAAATTATTACTTGATACCTTCCCAATAGCTTCACCAGATATTGAGCCACTTGATGCCATCATCAATTACATGGATACGGTGTTTCAAGCGATGTCGAGATTCCGTTTCTTTTATGCAAACTTACCCGTTTTACTCGATAAAAACCCAAGTTTGCGAGAAAAGTATGTTGAAGTTCAGGAGCTTATTCGCACGCAAGTGAGCGATTTACTCATTTCATTACGCGACGTAAACATGATTTCGTTTGAAGATGAAGAGTTGCCTGATTTAGTCAGTGTGTTGCGGATTGTTAACACGTTCTGGTTGAGTTTTTACCAAACACAAAACTTACATCCAAATATTGATTCGTCAGTGTTTATTGAAGGTGTATTAAAAATCTTTGCTTTAATTCGCCCGTACACGACACCGGCAGCATTACCTGAATTTATTAAAGCGCGTGACTTATACCTCAAGCGTCACCAAGAGATGCAAACGGTTGCTTAA